In the genome of Cellulomonas sp. WB94, one region contains:
- a CDS encoding glycosyltransferase family 4 protein, with product MRVGIVCPYSFDVPGGVQFHVRDLAEALIARGHTVSVLAPADDETPIPEYMTSAGRAVPVRYNGAVARLTFGPVTAARVRRWLIAGEFDVLHLHEPVTPSLGMLALWIADGPIVATFHTSLVRSRPLQMAYPLVRQSMEKISARIAVSEDARRTLVEHLGGDAVVIPNGVNVEAFTSARPDDRWRGTPDAPTVAFLGRLDEPRKGLEVLLRAVPGVLAAHPGTRFLVAGRGETGPDEARELIGDAAQAVEFLGGITDEEKASLLASVDVYCAPQTGGESFGIVLVEAMSAGTPVVASDLGAFRRVLEEGTAGVLFRTGDSADLARTLLRVLDDAPLREQLVATATSAVRRYDWSSVSHEILTVYDMVVDGRVEPVREDPSSRRGGWHLDRLRSRGDDR from the coding sequence TTGCGCGTGGGCATCGTCTGCCCCTACTCGTTCGACGTCCCGGGGGGAGTCCAGTTCCACGTCCGGGACCTGGCGGAGGCGCTCATCGCGCGTGGGCACACCGTGTCGGTCCTCGCCCCTGCCGACGACGAGACCCCGATCCCCGAGTACATGACCTCCGCGGGCCGGGCCGTGCCGGTGCGGTACAACGGCGCCGTCGCCCGGCTGACGTTCGGACCGGTGACAGCCGCTCGCGTGCGTCGTTGGCTCATCGCGGGCGAGTTCGACGTGCTGCATCTGCACGAGCCTGTGACGCCGTCGCTCGGCATGCTCGCACTGTGGATCGCGGACGGACCGATCGTCGCGACCTTCCACACGTCGCTCGTGCGGTCGAGGCCGCTGCAGATGGCCTACCCGCTGGTCCGGCAGTCGATGGAGAAGATCTCGGCGCGGATCGCGGTGTCCGAGGACGCGCGCCGCACGCTCGTCGAGCACCTCGGTGGCGACGCCGTCGTGATCCCCAACGGCGTCAACGTCGAGGCGTTCACGAGCGCCCGGCCCGACGACCGGTGGCGCGGCACCCCCGACGCCCCGACGGTCGCCTTCCTAGGTCGGCTCGACGAGCCGCGCAAGGGCCTGGAGGTTCTGCTCCGGGCTGTGCCCGGGGTGCTGGCCGCTCATCCCGGCACGCGGTTCCTCGTCGCCGGGCGTGGTGAGACCGGCCCCGACGAGGCGCGTGAGCTGATCGGCGACGCTGCGCAGGCCGTCGAGTTCCTCGGAGGGATCACCGACGAGGAGAAGGCGAGCCTGCTGGCGTCGGTCGACGTGTACTGCGCACCGCAGACCGGGGGTGAGAGCTTCGGGATCGTGCTCGTCGAGGCGATGAGTGCCGGGACCCCCGTCGTCGCGAGCGACCTCGGTGCGTTCCGCCGCGTGCTCGAGGAGGGCACCGCAGGGGTGCTGTTCCGCACCGGCGACTCGGCCGACCTGGCCCGCACGCTCCTGCGGGTGCTCGACGACGCCCCGCTGCGCGAGCAGCTGGTCGCGACGGCGACGTCCGCGGTCCGCCGGTACGACTGGTCCTCGGTGAGCCACGAGATCCTGACGGTCTACGACATGGTCGTCGACGGTCGCGTCGAGCCGGTCCGCGAGGACCCGTCGTCGCGTCGCGGCGGATGGCACCTCGACCGCCTCCGGAGCCGGGGTGACGACCGATGA
- a CDS encoding phosphatidylinositol mannoside acyltransferase has product MKRPDTGRLAVLGLRVAGNVPGGVVRALCAVSADAAWVARGGGVRQLEANLRRVRPDLRPRELRRLSRAGMRSYLRYYGEAFTIASLTRDQIEARVRTTGLERYAPLLDAGETIVLGLGHLANWDLAGAWATAHVARVVTVAEHLEPEELFQEFLGLRERLGLTIIPLKKNGGDVFRDLVRAVRGGSGLLPLLADRDLTARGVEVSLFGEVARVAAGPAALAVATGARVAGTSIFYERLHGARRRAAGSPWGIVVEFGELLEVPTSGTRADQVQVLTQAWVDELARGIAAHPQDWHMLQKVWVDDLDADRYAATVAAQEHDA; this is encoded by the coding sequence GTGAAGCGACCGGACACGGGCCGCCTCGCCGTCCTGGGGCTGCGCGTCGCGGGCAACGTCCCCGGCGGGGTCGTCCGGGCGCTGTGCGCGGTGTCCGCCGACGCGGCCTGGGTCGCTCGCGGCGGCGGCGTCCGGCAGCTGGAGGCCAACCTGCGTCGCGTGCGTCCCGACCTGCGGCCGCGTGAGCTGAGGCGCCTGAGCAGGGCAGGGATGCGCTCGTACCTGCGCTACTACGGCGAGGCCTTCACGATCGCGTCGCTGACGCGCGACCAGATCGAGGCGCGCGTGCGGACGACGGGGCTCGAGCGGTACGCCCCTCTGCTCGACGCGGGAGAGACGATCGTGCTCGGTCTCGGCCACCTGGCGAACTGGGACCTGGCGGGGGCCTGGGCTACGGCGCACGTCGCCAGGGTCGTCACGGTCGCGGAGCACCTGGAGCCGGAGGAGCTCTTCCAGGAGTTCCTCGGGCTGCGTGAACGGTTGGGTCTGACGATCATCCCGTTGAAGAAGAACGGCGGCGACGTGTTCCGCGACCTCGTGCGCGCGGTCCGAGGCGGCTCGGGTCTGCTCCCGTTGCTCGCCGACCGGGACCTCACGGCCCGAGGCGTCGAGGTCTCGCTGTTCGGCGAGGTCGCGCGAGTGGCCGCAGGCCCCGCTGCACTCGCGGTGGCTACCGGCGCACGGGTCGCCGGGACCTCGATCTTCTACGAGCGCCTGCACGGCGCACGGCGCCGCGCGGCGGGGTCGCCCTGGGGCATCGTCGTCGAGTTCGGCGAGCTCCTGGAGGTGCCCACGTCGGGCACGCGCGCCGACCAGGTCCAGGTCCTCACCCAGGCCTGGGTCGACGAGCTCGCTCGCGGCATCGCGGCGCATCCGCAGGACTGGCACATGCTGCAGAAGGTCTGGGTCGACGATCTCGACGCCGACCGGTACGCCGCGACCGTCGCGGCGCAGGAGCACGACGCGTGA
- the pgsA gene encoding phosphatidylinositol phosphate synthase produces MLNRLRSFMTTLWTPLADLLIRRGVSPDAVTITGTVGVVVMALWLVPTGHLLAGALLIAVFTLTDSLDGVMARRAGRSGPWGAFLDSTLDRFADAAIFSGLVLWFIGRGDDRATAVLALACLVLGSVVPYARARAEGLGMTAAVGIAERADRLVLVLLGTFLVGLGLPVVVLTVVLALLAVASAVTVGQRVATVRRQSRAAL; encoded by the coding sequence GTGCTCAATCGCCTGCGGAGCTTCATGACGACGCTCTGGACCCCGCTCGCCGACCTCCTGATCCGTCGAGGCGTGTCGCCGGACGCCGTGACGATCACGGGCACCGTCGGCGTCGTCGTCATGGCACTCTGGTTGGTGCCGACCGGCCACCTGCTGGCAGGCGCCCTGCTGATCGCGGTGTTCACCCTGACCGACTCGCTCGACGGGGTCATGGCACGACGCGCGGGTCGCTCGGGGCCCTGGGGTGCCTTCCTCGACTCGACGCTGGACCGGTTCGCGGACGCGGCCATCTTCTCCGGCCTGGTCCTGTGGTTCATCGGACGCGGTGACGACCGTGCGACGGCCGTCCTTGCCCTTGCCTGCCTCGTCCTGGGATCCGTGGTGCCCTACGCCCGCGCCCGCGCCGAGGGCCTCGGCATGACGGCGGCCGTCGGCATCGCCGAGCGGGCCGACCGCCTGGTTCTCGTGCTCCTCGGCACCTTCCTGGTCGGGCTCGGCCTGCCCGTCGTCGTGCTCACGGTCGTGCTCGCGCTTCTCGCCGTCGCCTCCGCCGTCACGGTCGGCCAGCGCGTCGCCACGGTGCGCCGACAGTCGAGGGCCGCCCTGTGA
- a CDS encoding HIT domain-containing protein has product MTTEDRADDDLEVVGKFDDAAAFAGAPDGFQRLWTPHRMVYIGGQDKPSDSAPGVGCPFCRIPTLPDVEGLVVARGRAAYVVLNLYPYNSGHLLVCPYRHVPDYTDLTQDEVADVAALTQTAMRVLREVMAPQGFNLGMNQGDVAGAGIAAHLHQHVVPRWMGDSNFLPIVAQTRALPALLADTRARLAAAWPTEPKG; this is encoded by the coding sequence ATGACGACCGAGGACCGGGCGGACGACGACCTCGAGGTGGTGGGGAAGTTCGACGACGCCGCTGCGTTCGCCGGTGCGCCCGACGGGTTCCAGCGGCTGTGGACGCCGCACCGGATGGTGTACATCGGCGGCCAGGACAAGCCGTCCGACAGTGCGCCCGGCGTGGGCTGCCCGTTCTGCCGGATCCCAACCCTGCCTGACGTCGAGGGTCTCGTCGTCGCGCGCGGCCGGGCCGCGTACGTCGTGCTCAACCTCTACCCGTACAACTCCGGCCACCTGCTCGTGTGCCCGTACCGGCACGTCCCGGACTACACGGACCTGACCCAGGACGAGGTCGCCGACGTCGCTGCCCTGACCCAGACCGCGATGCGCGTCCTGCGCGAGGTCATGGCGCCGCAGGGCTTCAACCTGGGCATGAACCAGGGCGACGTCGCCGGCGCGGGGATCGCTGCTCACCTGCACCAGCACGTCGTCCCGCGCTGGATGGGCGACTCGAACTTCCTGCCGATCGTCGCTCAGACGCGGGCCCTGCCCGCGCTGCTGGCAGACACGCGGGCCCGGCTGGCTGCCGCCTGGCCCACCGAACCGAAGGGATGA
- the thrS gene encoding threonine--tRNA ligase, producing the protein MTLTVDGTTTTMEPGTTGTELYSDRRDVVVVRVDGVLTDLYLPLPAGAVVEAVTIDSPDGLAVLRHSAAHVLAQAVQSINPTAKLGIGPPITDGFYYDFDVETPFTPDDLKALEKAMTRIVKEGQTFRRWDVTEAEARTVLADEPYKLELIGLKGHAGDAEGASVEVGLGGLSIYQNVRRGGEVAWQDLCRGPHLPSTRLIANGFQLTRSAAAYWRGSEKNPQLQRVYGTAWPTKDELRTHLERLAEAERRDHRRLGAELDLFSFPDEIGSGLPVFHPRGGIIRQEMENYSRQRHVDAGYQFVYTPHITKEQLFRTSGHLDWYAESMYPPMQMDEERDSDGNIRKAGQNYYLKPMNCPMHNLIFGARGRSYRELPMRLFEFGTVYRYEKSGVVHGMTRARGFTQDDAHIYCTPEQMKGELTSLLTFVLDLLKDYGLDDFYLELSTRNPEKSVGSDEVWAEATRTLEEVAVASGLDLVPDPGGAAFYGPKISVQAKDAIGRTWQLSTIQLDFNLPELFDLEFQAADGTRQRPVMIHRALFGSIERFFAVLTEHYAGAFPAWLAPVQVVAVPVAEPFNDYLADVVAQLRAHGIRAELDDSDDRFGKKIRTASTQKVPFVVIAGGEDAEGGAVSFRYRDGRQDNGVPVAEAIERIVTAVRDHAQV; encoded by the coding sequence ATGACCCTCACCGTCGATGGCACCACGACCACGATGGAGCCGGGGACGACGGGCACTGAGCTCTACTCCGACCGTCGTGACGTCGTGGTCGTCCGTGTCGACGGCGTGCTCACCGACCTGTACCTCCCGTTGCCGGCCGGGGCGGTCGTCGAGGCGGTCACGATCGACTCGCCCGACGGCCTCGCGGTGCTGCGCCACTCGGCGGCCCACGTGCTCGCGCAGGCGGTCCAGTCGATCAACCCCACGGCCAAGCTCGGCATCGGCCCGCCCATCACGGACGGCTTCTACTACGACTTCGACGTCGAGACCCCGTTCACCCCCGACGACCTCAAGGCGCTCGAGAAGGCCATGACGAGGATCGTCAAGGAGGGTCAGACGTTCCGCCGCTGGGACGTGACCGAGGCCGAGGCGCGCACCGTGCTGGCCGACGAGCCGTACAAGCTCGAGCTCATCGGGCTCAAGGGCCACGCGGGCGACGCCGAGGGCGCCTCGGTCGAGGTGGGGCTCGGCGGGCTGAGCATCTACCAGAACGTCCGACGCGGTGGCGAGGTCGCCTGGCAGGACCTGTGCCGTGGCCCGCACCTGCCGAGCACGCGTCTGATCGCGAACGGGTTCCAGCTGACCCGGTCCGCGGCGGCGTACTGGCGCGGGAGCGAGAAGAACCCGCAGCTCCAGCGCGTCTACGGGACGGCGTGGCCGACCAAGGACGAGCTGCGCACGCACCTGGAGCGTCTTGCGGAGGCGGAGCGCCGCGACCACCGGCGCTTGGGTGCCGAGCTCGACCTGTTCTCGTTCCCCGACGAGATCGGTTCGGGGCTCCCCGTCTTCCACCCGCGGGGCGGCATCATCCGCCAGGAGATGGAGAACTACTCGCGCCAGCGGCACGTCGACGCGGGGTACCAGTTCGTCTACACGCCGCACATCACCAAGGAGCAGCTGTTCCGCACCTCGGGGCACCTCGACTGGTACGCGGAGTCGATGTACCCGCCCATGCAGATGGACGAGGAGCGCGACTCCGACGGCAACATCCGCAAGGCCGGGCAGAACTACTACCTCAAGCCGATGAACTGCCCGATGCACAACCTCATCTTCGGTGCGCGCGGCCGCTCGTACCGCGAGCTGCCCATGCGGCTGTTCGAGTTCGGGACCGTGTACCGCTACGAGAAGTCCGGCGTCGTGCACGGGATGACGCGCGCACGCGGCTTCACGCAGGACGACGCGCACATCTACTGCACCCCGGAGCAGATGAAGGGTGAGCTGACGAGCCTGCTGACCTTCGTCCTCGACCTCCTCAAGGACTACGGGCTCGACGACTTCTACCTCGAGCTGTCGACCCGTAACCCCGAGAAGTCGGTGGGCTCGGACGAGGTCTGGGCTGAGGCGACCCGCACGCTCGAGGAGGTCGCCGTGGCCTCGGGTCTCGACCTCGTGCCTGACCCGGGCGGTGCAGCCTTCTACGGGCCGAAGATCTCCGTCCAGGCCAAGGACGCGATCGGGCGCACGTGGCAGCTGTCCACGATCCAGCTCGACTTCAACCTGCCCGAGCTGTTCGACCTGGAGTTCCAGGCCGCCGACGGCACGCGGCAGCGCCCGGTCATGATCCACCGTGCGCTGTTCGGCTCGATCGAGCGGTTCTTCGCCGTCCTCACCGAGCACTATGCGGGCGCCTTCCCGGCCTGGCTGGCGCCCGTCCAGGTCGTCGCGGTCCCGGTCGCGGAGCCGTTCAACGACTACCTGGCCGATGTCGTCGCGCAGCTGCGTGCCCACGGCATCCGCGCCGAGCTCGACGACTCCGACGACCGCTTCGGCAAGAAGATCCGCACCGCGAGCACCCAGAAGGTGCCGTTCGTGGTGATCGCCGGTGGTGAGGACGCCGAGGGTGGCGCGGTGTCGTTCCGGTACCGCGACGGCCGCCAGGACAACGGTGTGCCGGTCGCGGAGGCGATCGAGCGCATCGTCACGGCCGTCCGCGACCATGCGCAGGTCTAG
- a CDS encoding SsgA family sporulation/cell division regulator, which yields MTQQSYDVVEVVAMQLISSDASVVPVSTELSFRTSDPYTVRAVFTGPQTMSTWLLGRELLVQGLLAVADDPAGTGDVQVWRDDDPEFALISLSGVEGSALLAAPTEQLEAFLARTEELVPLGEESDRMESEISALIAALLTA from the coding sequence ATGACGCAGCAGTCGTACGACGTCGTCGAGGTCGTCGCCATGCAGCTGATCAGCTCCGACGCGAGCGTGGTACCGGTCAGCACGGAGCTCTCGTTCCGCACCTCGGACCCCTACACGGTCCGTGCGGTGTTCACCGGACCTCAGACCATGTCGACGTGGCTCCTCGGCCGCGAGCTCCTCGTCCAGGGTCTGCTCGCCGTCGCCGATGACCCGGCGGGCACCGGCGACGTCCAGGTGTGGCGAGATGACGACCCCGAGTTCGCACTGATCTCCCTGAGCGGTGTCGAGGGCAGCGCGCTCCTCGCGGCTCCGACCGAGCAGCTCGAGGCGTTCCTCGCGCGGACCGAAGAGCTCGTCCCCCTCGGCGAGGAGAGCGACCGCATGGAGAGCGAGATCTCTGCGCTCATCGCGGCTCTCCTGACAGCCTGA
- a CDS encoding aminotransferase class IV, with product MSIVIWADGRLCGPGDPVVTAVDHGLTVGDGIFETCSVADGHAFALTRHLRRLARSARGLGLTDPDEDAIRAGVEAVLAAAGPDVGRVRITVTAGPGPLGSNRAEPGTARQTVLVLAGPVVRSAVARVVRVPWVRNERSAVAGLKTTSYAENVVALAQAYRRGADEALLANTVGELCEGTGSNVLVERGGELVTPGLASGCLAGITRELLLEWAAEDGLPVREARAGELPFEVLDAVAAGTGHLSLSGSIRNVVPVVSLDERDVVPGELSLAARHLFETRSAENVDP from the coding sequence ATGAGCATAGTGATCTGGGCAGACGGACGGCTCTGCGGCCCTGGCGACCCGGTCGTGACGGCCGTCGACCACGGCCTGACCGTGGGAGACGGCATCTTCGAGACCTGCTCCGTCGCCGACGGGCATGCCTTTGCGCTCACCCGGCACCTGCGGCGGCTCGCGAGGTCCGCGCGCGGCCTCGGGCTGACCGACCCCGACGAGGACGCCATCCGGGCGGGCGTCGAGGCTGTCCTCGCCGCAGCGGGGCCCGACGTCGGGCGCGTGCGGATCACCGTCACCGCGGGCCCGGGCCCGCTGGGCTCGAACAGGGCTGAGCCCGGCACCGCTCGCCAGACCGTCCTGGTCCTGGCCGGCCCCGTGGTCCGCTCCGCCGTGGCCCGCGTGGTCCGCGTGCCGTGGGTCCGCAACGAGCGGTCCGCGGTCGCGGGGCTGAAGACCACGTCGTACGCCGAGAACGTCGTGGCGCTCGCCCAGGCGTACCGGCGCGGCGCCGACGAGGCGCTGCTCGCCAACACGGTCGGAGAGCTCTGCGAGGGCACCGGCTCCAACGTGCTCGTGGAGCGTGGTGGCGAGCTCGTGACTCCTGGCCTGGCGAGCGGCTGCCTGGCGGGCATCACACGCGAGCTGCTGCTCGAGTGGGCCGCTGAGGACGGGCTCCCCGTGCGCGAGGCCCGTGCCGGTGAGCTGCCGTTCGAGGTCCTTGACGCCGTTGCCGCCGGGACAGGTCACCTGTCTCTGAGCGGCTCGATCCGCAATGTCGTCCCCGTCGTGTCGCTCGACGAGCGCGATGTCGTTCCCGGTGAGCTCAGCCTGGCCGCGAGGCACCTGTTCGAGACCCGGAGTGCCGAGAACGTCGATCCGTGA
- a CDS encoding chorismate-binding protein produces the protein MPPTSSFALPAATGALRSEAWFAGVRASGVVECIDVLAQPQRLAEPGFWVMVGQFDGGVRAWRFAQVERVTDGCLDPQDAAGVWRGPSAAAWTSSLNRARYERAVSRIRDEIRAGEVYQANICRVLAAPLPRGDAEPDAQALAAVLATGNPAPFAGGIHVPAGSGFEPVWVVSASPELFLRIEDGALTSSPIKGTATTVTGLSAKDEAENVMITDLVRNDLQQVCVPGSVEVTTLLGVEEHPGLVHLVSTVRGVLEPGLDRSPDLWPRLLAATYPPGSVSGAPKVAALRLIADLEPVPRGPYCGAVGWVEVAPDGAVRAELAVGIRTFWWTPDGPGGGTLRFGTGAGITWGSDPSAEWVETELKARRLVALASGDTRDTADGRLLG, from the coding sequence GTGCCCCCCACCTCGTCGTTCGCGCTCCCGGCGGCGACTGGTGCGCTCCGCAGCGAGGCGTGGTTCGCAGGCGTCCGGGCGTCCGGCGTCGTGGAGTGCATCGACGTCCTGGCCCAGCCGCAACGGCTCGCGGAGCCTGGCTTCTGGGTCATGGTGGGGCAGTTCGACGGGGGAGTGCGCGCATGGCGGTTCGCGCAGGTCGAGCGCGTGACGGACGGCTGTCTCGACCCCCAGGACGCTGCCGGCGTGTGGCGCGGCCCGTCGGCCGCGGCGTGGACGTCGTCGCTCAACCGCGCGCGGTACGAGCGGGCTGTCTCGCGCATTCGTGACGAGATCCGCGCAGGGGAGGTCTACCAGGCCAACATCTGCCGGGTCCTGGCCGCCCCGCTGCCGCGCGGCGACGCCGAGCCCGACGCGCAGGCACTCGCCGCCGTCCTCGCGACTGGCAACCCGGCTCCGTTCGCAGGCGGTATCCACGTCCCAGCCGGATCGGGCTTCGAGCCGGTCTGGGTCGTCTCGGCGTCACCCGAGCTGTTCCTGCGGATCGAGGACGGCGCGCTGACGTCCAGCCCGATCAAGGGGACAGCTACGACGGTGACGGGTCTCTCGGCGAAGGACGAGGCCGAGAACGTCATGATCACCGACCTCGTCCGGAACGACCTGCAGCAGGTGTGCGTGCCGGGCTCGGTGGAGGTCACCACGCTGCTGGGCGTCGAGGAGCACCCCGGGCTGGTGCACCTGGTGTCGACGGTGCGCGGGGTGCTCGAGCCGGGCCTCGATCGTTCACCCGATCTCTGGCCTCGACTCCTGGCGGCGACGTACCCACCGGGCTCTGTCTCGGGCGCCCCGAAGGTGGCTGCCCTGCGGCTGATCGCTGATCTCGAGCCGGTTCCGCGGGGCCCCTACTGCGGCGCGGTCGGCTGGGTGGAGGTCGCACCTGACGGTGCGGTGCGGGCCGAGCTCGCCGTCGGCATCCGGACCTTCTGGTGGACCCCCGACGGACCGGGCGGCGGGACGCTGAGGTTCGGTACGGGCGCCGGGATCACGTGGGGGAGCGACCCGAGCGCGGAGTGGGTCGAGACCGAGCTGAAGGCCCGTCGGCTCGTCGCCCTCGCGTCAGGCGACACGCGCGACACGGCCGATGGGAGACTGCTGGGATGA
- a CDS encoding sulfurtransferase TusA family protein, with amino-acid sequence MDPADPVYHLDGGDLGCARLLILLRDHAAKLPAGTVVHLTTSDPVAPIDLPAWCRMVGHTYLGPVTAPGRPTYAVQLTGRPAPTRGDRPWHRVP; translated from the coding sequence ATGGACCCGGCGGACCCCGTCTATCACCTCGACGGGGGCGACCTTGGCTGCGCGCGGCTGCTGATCCTCTTGCGCGACCATGCGGCGAAGCTGCCCGCCGGGACCGTCGTGCACCTGACGACCAGCGACCCGGTCGCACCGATCGACCTACCGGCATGGTGCCGGATGGTCGGGCACACCTACCTCGGCCCCGTCACGGCCCCGGGACGACCGACCTATGCCGTCCAGCTGACCGGGCGACCGGCACCAACCCGCGGCGACAGGCCCTGGCACAGGGTGCCGTAG